A genome region from Carya illinoinensis cultivar Pawnee chromosome 2, C.illinoinensisPawnee_v1, whole genome shotgun sequence includes the following:
- the LOC122297916 gene encoding peroxisomal membrane protein 11C, translating into MSSLDATRAELALIVLYLNKAEARDKICRAIQYGSKFLSNGEPGTAQNVDKSTTLARKVFRLFKFVNDLHALISPTAPGTPLPLILLGKSKNALLSTFLFLDQIVWLGRTGIYKNKELTDLSGRISLYCWMGSSICSTLVEIGELGRLSASMKKLRRDLNHSDKYQNEQYRAKLEQSNERSLALIKAGMDIVVAVGLLQLAPKKVSPRVTGAFGFVSSLISCYQLLPSPAKSKAT; encoded by the exons ATGAGTTCACTGGATGCAACTAGGGCAGAACtagctcttattgttttgtatttgaacAAGGCAGAAGCAAGGGACAAGATATGCCGTGCAATACAATATGGTTCCAAATTCTTGAGTAATGGAGAGCCTGGTACAGCCCAGAATGTTGACAAATCAACCACCTTGGCACGGAAGGTTTTCCGTCTTTTCAAG TTTGTCAATGACTTGCATGCTCTTATCAGTCCAACTGCGCCAGGAACTCCCCTCCCTCTTATTTTGCTAGGAAAG TCCAAAAATGCATTACTGTCAACTTTCTTGTTTCTTGATCAAATTGTGTGGCTTGGTAGAACGGGAATTTATAAG AACAAGGAACTGACTGACCTGAGTGGCCGCATCTCTCTCTATTGTTGGATGGGTTCCTCAATTTGTAGCACTTTGGTTGAG ATTGGGGAGCTTGGAAGACTTTCTGCAtcaatgaagaagttgcgaaGGGATCTTAATCACAGTGATAAGTATCAA AATGAGCAATATCGTGCCAAACTTGAACAATCAAACGAGAGGTCTCTGGCCCTAATCAAAGCAGGCATGGATATTGTAGTAGCTGTTGGGCTGCTTCAATTGGCACCCAAGAAAGTTAGTCCCCGTGTAACCGGAGCCTTTGGATTTGTTAGCTCCCTTATCTCTTGTTACCAG TTGCTTCCATCGCCGGCCAAGTCCAAGGCAACATGA
- the LOC122297826 gene encoding protein CELLULOSE SYNTHASE INTERACTIVE 3-like encodes MGEESIADSQSAEDWLSHAQELVPVALNKAREVKGFPGRWKMIMSKLEQIPACLLDLSTHPCFSKNALCKEQLHAMLKTLKGAIELADLCVGEKYEGKLRMQSDLDALSGKLDLNLRDCCLLIKTGVLGEATLPSSVAVSSAEPEATTHSNIRELLARLQIGHLEAKHRALDSLFEVMKEEEKNGLAVFGRSNIAALVQLLTATSPRIREKTVTVICSLAESGSCENWLISEGVLPPLIRLVESGSSVGKEKATISLQRLSMSTETARAIVGHGGVHPLIEICWTGDSVSQAAAACTLKNISAVPDVRQTLAEEGIIRVMINLLDCGILLGSKEYAAECLQNLTASNDNLKRSVVSEGGLRSLLIYLDGPLPQESAVGALRNLVASVSVEILISLGLLPRLVHVLKCGSLGAQQAAASAICRVCTSTEMKRLVGEAGCIPLLVKMLEAKSNRVSEVAAQAMSCLMILSQNCREVKRDDKSVPNLVQLLDPSPQNTAKKYAVSCLASISSSKKCKKLMISYGAIGYLKKLTEMDFPGAKKLLERLERGKLKNLFSRK; translated from the coding sequence ATGGGGGAAGAAAGTATAGCTGACAGCCAGTCAGCTGAAGACTGGTTATCTCATGCACAAGAACTTGTTCCAGTGGCACTTAATAAGGCTAGGGAAGTGAAAGGGTTCCCTGGTAGGTGGAAGATGATAATGTCAAAACTGGAGCAGATCCCAGCATGTTTATTGGATTTGTCAACTCACCCTTGCTTCTCAAAGAACGCACTTTGCAAGGAACAATTGCATGCCATGTTGAAGACGTTGAAGGGAGCGATTGAATTAGCTGACTTATGTGTAGGGGAGAAGTATGAGGGGAAGCTTAGGATGCAGAGCGACTTGGATGCTTTGTCAGGGAAGTTGGACTTAAATTTGAGGGATTGTTGCCTTTTGATCAAGACTGGAGTGCTTGGTGAGGCTACTTTGCCTTCATCTGTAGCTGTGTCATCAGCTGAGCCAGAGGCTACAACCCATAGCAATATTAGGGAGCTACTGGCACGACTTCAGATCGGGCACTTGGAAGCGAAACACAGAGCACTTGACAGCCTTTTTGAGGTAAtgaaagaggaagagaagaatgGATTGGCTGTTTTTGGCCGGAGCAATATTGCTGCTTTAGTTCAATTGCTTACAGCAACATCTCCTCGTATCCGGGAGAAGACAGTCACTGTGATTTGCTCGCTAGCAGAATCTGGGAGTTGTGAGAATTGGCTTATCTCAGAAGGAGTTCTGCCCCCTCTGATTAGGCTTGTTGAGTCAGGTAGCTCAGTGGGCAAAGAGAAGGCTACAATTTCTCTTCAGAGATTGTCTATGTCAACAGAAACAGCTCGTGCAATTGTTGGGCATGGTGGGGTGCATCCACTCATTGAGATCTGTTGGACTGGTGATTCTGTTTCACAGGCTGCCGCTGCTTGTACTTTGAAGAACATATCGGCTGTCCCAGATGTGAGACAAACTCTAGCCGAAGAAGGGATTATAAGGGTTATGATCAATCTTCTCGATTGTGGAATTTTATTGGGTTCCAAAGAATATGCAGCAGAGTGCTTGCAGAATCTCACTGCCAGCAATGACAATCTAAAGAGGTCTGTTGTTTCAGAAGGTGGTCTTCGGAGCCTGTTGATTTATCTTGATGGTCCACTCCCCCAAGAGTCCGCAGTTGGGGCATTAAGGAATTTGGTTGCCTCGGTTTCTGTGGAGATTTTGATTTCTCTTGGCTTGCTTCCCCGATTAGTTCATGTGCTTAAATGTGGATCGTTAGGCGCACAACAAGCTGCTGCATCGGCAATTTGTCGGGTTTGCACCTCAACGGAGATGAAGAGACTTGTAGGTGAAGCCGGGTGCATTCCTCTACTTGTCAAGATGCTTGAGGCTAAATCAAACCGTGTTAGCGAGGTTGCTGCGCAAGCAATGTCATGCTTGATGATCCTTTCTCAGAATTGTAGAGAAGTTAAGAGGGATGATAAGAGTGTGCCGAATCTGGTGCAACTGCTCGACCCAAGTCCACAGAACACTGCAAAAAAGTATGCAGTTTCCTGCCTTGCATCTATATCTTCCAGTAAAAAATGCAAGAAACTGATGATCTCATATGGAGCAATTGGATATCTCAAAAAGCTCACAGAAATGGACTTCCCCGGAGCTAAGAAGCTTCTGGAGCGATTGGAAAGAGGAAAACTAAAGAATTTGTTTAgcagaaaatag
- the LOC122297870 gene encoding F-box protein At4g00755-like yields the protein MEACMGFLDRLDPDILLKIFTYVDDPYDLVRVSSISRSWQHFVIANGLWKQLCLRKFSQLSRVAHVVELNKCWAVDAVQVGSSYSKEWEYLERDDRAYALLARASTTFTDRDCILKAISASSTDNYPEESIYNTLHPANNVRWRASYWSSKGQSNPAVPETLEYKLVDEFCVITEINLRPFQVYFDKGLPICSAKSVRFRVGHPKSPTDSGNDLPGYSLPDSADDKFVWTYTSQEFPMAQESHLQKFRLPEPVLCVGGILQIELLGRVHRCEIDGLYYICISFVQVLGRPLSPAFGVEILEPCGKFVLKIKNHRPFELQAQSNHTALAQLQRHLRDLQHISYIANMLHGNGNLVVNIDESEMDEGEDEYLL from the exons ATGGAAGCTTGTATGGGTTTCTTGGATCGGCTCGACCCCGACATCTTGTTGAAGATTTTTACGTATGTGGATGATCCATATGATCTTGTCCGTGTCAGTTCTATCTCCCGATCTTGGCAACATTTTG TGATTGCAAATGGTCTTTGGAAGCAGTTATGCTTGAGAAAGTTTTCTCAGTTATCTAGAGTTGCCCATGTTGTTGAATTGAACAAATGCTGGGCAGTAGATGCTGTACAAGTTGGATCTAGCTATTCGAAGGAATGGGAATATTTGGAAAGGGATGATAGGGCCTATGCCCTTTTAGCTCGAGCTTCTACAACATTTACTGATAGGGATTGCATTTTGAAAGCAATTAGTGCATCCAGCACTGATAATTATCCAGAGGAAAGTATTTATAATACTCTCCATCCAGCAAATAATGTTCGATGGAGAGCTTCATACTGGTCAAGTAAAGGACAAAGTAATCCTGCGGTGCCTGAGACACTAGAATACAAATTGGTTGATGAATTCTGTGTTATTACTGAGATCAATTTACGCCCTTTCCAAG TTTACTTTGACAAGGGTTTACCAATATGTTCGGCCAAATCTGTGCGCTTCCGAGTGGGACATCCCAAAAGCCCTACAGATTCAGGGAATGATCTCCCTGGTTACTCATTACCTGATTCTGCTGATGACAAGTTCGTATGGACCTACACTTCACAAGAATTTCCAATGGCTCAG GAGAGTCACTTGCAGAAGTTCAGGCTTCCAGAACCTGTTCTTTGTGTTGGTGGAATTTTGCAGATTGAGCTGCTTGGTAGGGTTCATAGATGTGAAATTGATGGCTTATACTATATCTG CATATCTTTTGTTCAAGTTTTGGGGAGGCCCTTATCTCCAGCGTTCGGTGTAGAAATTCTTGAACCATGTGGGAAGTTTGTCTTGAAGATTAAGAATCACAGGCCATTTGAGTTACAGGCCCAATCAAATCATACGGCACTGGCTCAGTTGCAGAGGCATCTTAGAGATTTGCAGCATATTTCATATATTGCCAATATGTTGCACGGAAATGGAAATTTAGTTGTTAATATTGATGAATCTGAAATGGATGAGGGTGAAGACGAATATCTTCTCTGA